From one Magnolia sinica isolate HGM2019 unplaced genomic scaffold, MsV1 ctg119, whole genome shotgun sequence genomic stretch:
- the LOC131236020 gene encoding uncharacterized protein LOC131236020 isoform X1 codes for MLYILAYCIEFRSHVMHFFFILYYQVSCNCRFVPSKFLVLEKTGANLQDLAILTIGEVISEDHGMNMLTSKPRVHETLRKRDLTKALVMKELVWFVILKPCQSNLAYQPSNPRTMGILGLLAEIYALPNLKMNLNFDIEVYKCKYM; via the exons ATGTTATATATCTTGGCATACTGTATAGAATTTAGATCACACGTGATGCATTTTTTCTTCATTCTATATTACCAAGTTAGTTGTAACTGTAGGTTTGTGCCATCAAAGTTCCTGGTTTtggagaagacaggagcaaactTGCAAGATCTAGCCATTCTTACAATAGGAGAG GTTATCTCTGAAGATCATGGCATGAACATGCTTACCTCCAAACCAAG AGTCCATGAAACTTTGAGGAAGCGCGATCTTACAAAAGCTCTTGTAATGAAAGAGCTGGTGTGGTTTGTG ATTCTGAAGCCATGCCAAAGTAATCTTGCTTATCAGCCTTCTAATCCCCGGACTATGGGCATCCTTGGTTTGCTTGCtgagatctatgcactaccaaaccTTAAAATGAACCTGAACTTTGACATTGAGGTATACAAATGCAAATACATGTAG
- the LOC131236020 gene encoding uncharacterized protein LOC131236020 isoform X2 has product MLYILAYCIEFRSHVMHFFFILYYQVSCNCRFVPSKFLVLEKTGANLQDLAILTIGEVISEDHGMNMLTSKPRVHETLRKRDLTKALVMKELVWFVP; this is encoded by the exons ATGTTATATATCTTGGCATACTGTATAGAATTTAGATCACACGTGATGCATTTTTTCTTCATTCTATATTACCAAGTTAGTTGTAACTGTAGGTTTGTGCCATCAAAGTTCCTGGTTTtggagaagacaggagcaaactTGCAAGATCTAGCCATTCTTACAATAGGAGAG GTTATCTCTGAAGATCATGGCATGAACATGCTTACCTCCAAACCAAG AGTCCATGAAACTTTGAGGAAGCGCGATCTTACAAAAGCTCTTGTAATGAAAGAGCTGGTGTGGTTTGTG CCATGA